A segment of the Parasynechococcus marenigrum WH 8102 genome:
GCGATGCAGTCGCAGGCGGAGCAGCAGATCACTGGGAGCAATGGACGACAGCCAGAAGTCATCCGCCCCTGCGCAGAGACAGGCCGCCCTGGCATCAACGCTGTCTTGTTCCAGATCCAGAAGGATCGGCATCCCCCGGAAGCGCTGACGCAGGTCCCGCACCTTGGCGGCCTGATCAGCAGCCAGAACAGCCGCCAGCGGCTCCTCACCCACCTGCACCGTGCTGGAGGCCACACCGGCACTGAGCCAATCAACTGTGCTGTAGCCCGATGCCGCCAGCCGTGGAGCCAGAGCCACCGCTGACGCTCCCACCAACAGCAGAAGCGGGTCAGCGGTCATCCCTTATCTGGCTTGGCGATGTGCGGCAGGCCCCAACCCAGCTTGTTGCGC
Coding sequences within it:
- a CDS encoding winged helix-turn-helix domain-containing protein, translated to MTADPLLLLVGASAVALAPRLAASGYSTVDWLSAGVASSTVQVGEEPLAAVLAADQAAKVRDLRQRFRGMPILLDLEQDSVDARAACLCAGADDFWLSSIAPSDLLLRLRLHRTVQARLGQRPTLLELGDLSLDPATRHVRRAGRTVALTAREFALLLVLMRSPGEVFSREQLLQEVWQDERASSNVVEVYVRYLRQKLEADGESRLLLTVRGRGYSLGPVVGDG